The following are from one region of the Marinomonas sp. CT5 genome:
- a CDS encoding LysR family transcriptional regulator, producing MNLSIKQLRAFLVLSEHDSFTQAAKRFNLSQPAFSTIIASLEDEIGYRLFDRDTRKVELNANGIHFIEIARRLILDYDEAINEITARASGKNGTLTLSVLPSLAVEWLPEILAQYSTTHPQTHIKLNDTQWNQCLKSVVNGQSDLALTASQPATNTFSSHYLFSDKFYLLCHVNHPLAQKKKVTLDDLYKFPFIGFSQRTSIRQYTDKLFESHGRPIKYSLEVQQLTTMMGLISANYGIGITSGLTLFQFRHQNIAIVPFEDIDLERDIYLVSLKNKALPSHVKLFSDFIINEALKFNSKIQTIQE from the coding sequence ATGAACCTATCAATAAAGCAGTTACGGGCATTTTTAGTGCTGAGTGAACATGACAGTTTTACCCAAGCCGCTAAGCGCTTTAACCTTTCTCAGCCCGCTTTTAGCACCATCATTGCCAGCCTTGAAGATGAAATCGGTTATCGCCTTTTCGACAGAGATACTCGCAAAGTAGAACTGAATGCAAATGGCATTCATTTTATCGAGATAGCGCGACGCCTCATACTAGATTACGACGAGGCCATCAATGAAATAACGGCCCGCGCCTCCGGAAAAAATGGCACATTAACCTTAAGTGTTTTGCCGTCATTAGCCGTAGAATGGCTACCTGAAATCCTCGCTCAATACAGTACGACTCACCCTCAGACGCATATAAAACTGAATGACACTCAATGGAATCAATGCCTTAAATCAGTTGTTAATGGGCAATCCGATTTAGCTCTAACCGCTAGCCAACCCGCAACCAACACCTTTTCTTCCCACTACCTGTTCTCGGATAAATTTTATCTCTTATGCCATGTAAATCATCCTCTGGCACAAAAAAAGAAAGTCACACTAGACGACCTTTATAAATTTCCGTTTATTGGATTTAGTCAACGTACCAGCATACGCCAATACACAGACAAACTTTTTGAAAGCCATGGGAGGCCAATTAAATACTCATTAGAAGTACAACAATTGACCACCATGATGGGGCTTATTTCTGCAAACTATGGCATTGGAATTACAAGTGGATTAACCTTGTTTCAATTTAGACACCAAAATATTGCCATTGTGCCTTTTGAAGATATCGATTTAGAAAGAGATATTTATTTAGTTAGTTTAAAAAACAAAGCGCTACCTAGCCATGTAAAACTGTTTTCAGATTTTATTATTAATGAGGCTCTAAAGTTCAACTCTAAAATACAAACCATACAAGAATAA
- the modC gene encoding molybdenum ABC transporter ATP-binding protein: MTTLTIQIKHQHPAPSTFSLEVDLQLPNKGVTALFGQSGSGKTTLLRCIAGLEKNHQSNIYLNKEAWQAGNHSLAAHKRPIGFVFQDANLFPHLTAAQNLQFAIKRADHTKSTIAYSDIIRLLDIKNILPQYPAQLSGGERQRIAIARALLIQPKLLLMDEPLAALDEALKQEILPYLDKVCRYANIPVLYVSHSLDEVIRLADYMVVLEKGRVKEEGEIQALLGKLGTSFSRYQDASVVVSGHVTRQEEKWGLSWLSFENQTIAFKKGHEKIGDQVRLRIQSKDVSLSRSAQDDSSILNRLSVQIDDLQKDAKDPSLVMVRLLVGSTPILAKITALSAHHLKLEIGQTLFAQIKSVAVLS; encoded by the coding sequence ATGACAACTTTGACGATCCAAATTAAACACCAACACCCTGCACCATCTACGTTTTCGCTAGAAGTCGATTTACAATTACCAAACAAGGGGGTTACCGCGCTATTCGGCCAATCTGGTTCGGGAAAAACGACTTTACTTCGCTGCATTGCTGGTTTAGAGAAAAATCATCAAAGTAATATCTATTTGAATAAAGAAGCATGGCAGGCTGGCAATCACTCACTCGCCGCTCATAAACGTCCAATTGGCTTCGTTTTTCAAGATGCTAACTTATTTCCACACCTTACTGCGGCTCAAAATCTTCAGTTTGCCATTAAGCGTGCCGATCATACCAAGTCAACTATTGCCTACTCTGACATAATTCGACTATTGGATATTAAAAACATTCTACCTCAGTACCCAGCGCAATTATCAGGTGGAGAACGTCAACGCATAGCCATCGCTAGAGCACTATTAATTCAACCTAAATTATTGCTAATGGATGAACCTTTAGCGGCCCTAGATGAAGCATTAAAACAAGAAATCCTCCCCTATCTGGATAAAGTTTGCCGCTATGCCAATATACCGGTGTTATATGTCAGTCACTCGTTAGATGAAGTGATTCGCCTAGCAGACTATATGGTGGTATTAGAAAAAGGTCGAGTTAAAGAAGAAGGCGAAATTCAAGCTCTATTAGGAAAGCTGGGCACTTCATTTTCTCGCTATCAGGATGCCAGTGTTGTGGTTTCCGGCCATGTTACGAGGCAAGAAGAGAAATGGGGGCTTTCATGGCTTAGCTTTGAAAACCAAACCATCGCTTTCAAGAAAGGTCATGAAAAAATAGGCGACCAAGTAAGATTAAGAATTCAATCGAAAGATGTCAGCTTATCTCGAAGTGCACAGGATGACTCAAGCATACTCAATAGACTTTCAGTGCAAATTGATGATTTACAAAAAGACGCTAAAGATCCAAGCTTAGTGATGGTGCGTTTGTTAGTAGGCAGCACCCCAATTTTAGCGAAAATAACCGCCTTATCCGCTCATCATCTAAAATTAGAAATTGGTCAAACCCTCTTTGCTCAAATAAAGTCCGTTGCCGTACTGTCTTAA
- the modB gene encoding molybdate ABC transporter permease subunit, whose translation MTLSSEDITAIWLTLKLATVVTLLLIIISTPIAWWLARTKSWLKGPINAIVAMPLVLPPTVLGFYLLIFLGPEGPAGKLLHNLGVSPLPFSFSGLVIASMFYSLPFVVQPIQNAFIAMGDKPLEAAATLRSSPWDRFFHIAIPLAKPGYISAAILGFAHTVGEFGVVLMIGGNISNETRVISIQIYDHVEALEYDQAHALSLLMIGFAFIVLAFLYSSKKQQKNKAMSDGVL comes from the coding sequence ATGACATTAAGTTCAGAAGACATTACCGCTATATGGCTGACCCTAAAGCTGGCGACGGTTGTCACACTATTACTTATTATCATCAGTACTCCCATTGCTTGGTGGTTAGCCAGAACTAAATCTTGGCTAAAGGGCCCAATTAATGCCATCGTCGCTATGCCTCTCGTACTCCCACCTACTGTTTTAGGTTTTTACCTATTGATCTTTCTTGGCCCTGAAGGTCCAGCGGGAAAACTATTACATAATCTTGGAGTATCTCCTCTGCCTTTTAGTTTTTCTGGCCTTGTGATCGCTTCCATGTTTTATTCATTGCCTTTCGTTGTCCAACCTATTCAAAATGCTTTCATTGCTATGGGAGACAAGCCACTTGAAGCGGCAGCAACACTTCGTTCTTCACCTTGGGATCGCTTTTTCCATATTGCGATTCCATTAGCAAAGCCAGGGTACATCAGTGCCGCTATTTTAGGTTTTGCTCATACTGTGGGGGAATTTGGCGTGGTGCTGATGATTGGTGGAAATATATCGAATGAAACCAGAGTAATTTCTATACAAATTTATGATCATGTTGAAGCGTTAGAGTATGACCAAGCGCATGCACTCTCGTTATTAATGATTGGTTTTGCTTTTATTGTTCTAGCCTTCTTATACAGTTCAAAAAAACAACAAAAAAATAAAGCTATGTCTGATGGTGTGCTATGA
- a CDS encoding MgtC/SapB family protein gives MNLELLFSIAPYRWGSIITAIFCGVIVGLERQLRGKPVGIRTSALIVLGTYVFIASSMFVAADTTDPSRIIGQVITGIGFLGAGVMLSKDGAVIGVTSAATIWALAAIGVCIAIVDSYVAIKLSIIVVAILYGVDILEEYSSAFTRGVHSKFSRWRKRD, from the coding sequence ATGAATTTGGAATTATTATTTTCTATTGCGCCCTATCGTTGGGGATCCATAATAACAGCCATTTTTTGTGGTGTTATTGTTGGTTTAGAACGTCAGTTGCGAGGGAAGCCCGTTGGGATTAGAACCTCGGCGCTGATCGTATTGGGCACTTATGTGTTTATTGCTTCTTCGATGTTTGTCGCTGCTGACACCACGGATCCTTCACGGATTATTGGGCAAGTCATAACAGGCATTGGCTTTCTAGGTGCGGGTGTCATGTTATCAAAAGATGGTGCTGTCATTGGGGTGACCTCAGCGGCAACGATATGGGCTCTTGCGGCGATTGGTGTTTGCATTGCCATTGTTGACTCCTATGTGGCGATAAAGTTGTCCATTATTGTTGTTGCTATACTGTACGGCGTTGATATTCTTGAAGAGTATTCGTCGGCTTTTACTCGTGGAGTGCATTCTAAATTCAGTCGTTGGCGTAAGAGAGACTAA
- a CDS encoding citrate:proton symporter: MLAFWGFCTIAVLLTLIMTKRMSVVVALVLVPIVFALLAGLSSELGGYILAGLKSVAPTGIMLTFAILYFSVMNDAGMFDPMIKGIIKFGGQDPTKVAIGTALIAMLAHLDGSGASTFLVCIPAMIPIYDRLGMDRKVLACIAALGAGTMNILPWGGPTLRASSSLGIDISELFNPIIPAFGAGVLTVLAVAFWLGKKEKTRIANAGPLGGSSASFVGIDDNEDEEKASLKRPKLFLFNLALTVGALTALVTKAVPLPAVFVIALPIALLVNYPNVKLQQARINAHGHAAILMISIIFAAGVFTGILKGSGMIKALATSLVSIVPESLGAHFPLLTAITSMPASLIFDPDSYYFGVLPVLSHAAEALGASGIEVARGALLGQMTTGFPVSPLTASTFLLVGLAGVDLADHQKKTIPLAFLVTLVMTLVAVITGALSI, translated from the coding sequence ATGTTGGCATTTTGGGGTTTTTGCACCATAGCGGTGTTGTTGACGCTTATCATGACCAAGCGTATGTCGGTCGTTGTGGCCTTGGTTTTGGTTCCTATCGTGTTTGCTTTGTTGGCGGGCTTAAGTTCGGAGTTGGGTGGCTATATTCTAGCTGGACTGAAAAGCGTCGCACCCACTGGGATTATGCTGACTTTCGCTATCTTATACTTTTCTGTGATGAATGATGCTGGAATGTTTGATCCCATGATTAAAGGGATCATTAAATTCGGTGGTCAAGATCCAACTAAGGTGGCGATTGGTACGGCATTAATCGCCATGCTCGCACATCTGGATGGTTCTGGTGCTTCGACCTTTTTGGTGTGCATTCCAGCCATGATACCGATTTATGATCGATTAGGTATGGACCGAAAAGTGCTTGCCTGTATTGCGGCATTGGGTGCGGGTACGATGAATATACTGCCTTGGGGTGGGCCGACATTACGTGCCTCTTCTTCATTAGGTATTGATATTTCAGAGCTGTTTAATCCAATCATTCCTGCGTTTGGAGCGGGAGTATTAACGGTTCTCGCTGTGGCTTTTTGGTTAGGTAAAAAAGAGAAAACACGCATTGCAAATGCGGGCCCGTTAGGAGGAAGCTCTGCTTCATTTGTTGGAATTGATGATAATGAAGATGAAGAAAAAGCGAGTTTAAAACGCCCGAAGCTATTCTTGTTTAACTTAGCGCTCACAGTAGGAGCTTTGACGGCTCTCGTGACCAAAGCTGTTCCTTTACCGGCCGTATTTGTCATTGCTTTACCTATCGCTTTGTTGGTGAATTACCCAAATGTAAAGCTACAACAAGCTCGTATTAACGCTCATGGCCATGCGGCTATTTTGATGATCTCCATCATTTTTGCTGCTGGCGTTTTCACTGGGATTTTAAAAGGTTCTGGAATGATTAAAGCTTTAGCTACCTCTTTGGTCAGTATTGTTCCGGAAAGTCTAGGCGCGCACTTCCCACTTTTGACTGCGATTACTTCTATGCCAGCCAGTTTGATATTTGATCCTGACTCATACTATTTCGGTGTGTTGCCCGTGCTATCTCATGCGGCAGAAGCTCTAGGAGCGAGCGGTATCGAGGTTGCTCGTGGGGCATTACTTGGGCAAATGACAACCGGTTTTCCTGTTAGCCCTCTGACGGCATCGACTTTCCTATTGGTTGGTTTAGCTGGAGTAGATTTGGCGGATCATCAGAAGAAAACCATTCCATTGGCGTTCTTAGTGACTTTGGTGATGACGTTAGTTGCTGTGATTACAGGTGCATTGAGCATTTAA
- a CDS encoding OmpW family outer membrane protein yields MKALLLPAAALVSALCSPMVLAHNAGDFFVRGGLATVMPNESSDYVTGSDELEINNDTQVGVTFTYMLTEQFGVELLAATPFTHTVSTKSLGDVAEVSHLPPSVMAQYYFGKANSQVRPYVGAGLNYTVFFDEKAKGTVVTDVDLDNSFGLAAQVGVDVNFAENWFANASLWYMDINTDVHTNAGTFDTDIDPITFMAGVGYTF; encoded by the coding sequence ATGAAAGCTTTACTTCTTCCTGCCGCTGCTCTGGTTTCTGCACTTTGCTCACCTATGGTGTTAGCTCATAATGCGGGCGATTTTTTTGTTCGTGGTGGTTTAGCGACAGTGATGCCAAACGAAAGTAGTGATTACGTTACAGGTTCAGATGAATTAGAAATTAATAATGATACTCAAGTGGGGGTAACTTTTACCTACATGTTGACAGAGCAGTTTGGTGTCGAGTTGTTAGCGGCGACACCTTTTACTCATACTGTGTCAACTAAAAGTTTGGGTGATGTTGCCGAGGTCTCACATTTGCCGCCTTCGGTAATGGCACAATATTACTTTGGTAAAGCTAACAGCCAAGTTCGTCCTTACGTGGGGGCAGGCTTAAATTACACTGTCTTCTTTGATGAAAAAGCTAAAGGTACTGTTGTTACAGATGTGGATTTAGATAACTCTTTTGGTTTGGCGGCTCAAGTCGGTGTTGACGTTAACTTTGCTGAGAACTGGTTTGCCAATGCGTCGCTTTGGTATATGGATATTAATACAGATGTTCATACTAATGCTGGAACCTTTGATACTGATATTGACCCTATTACCTTTATGGCTGGTGTGGGTTATACCTTCTAA
- a CDS encoding DUF2057 domain-containing protein, producing the protein MSIKNRFIVFGALFCSLVALPATAATFEVPRSFEIMYVDLESSSQFGDDFKVDVGEGIHQIVVRFNKLLRSGGDTESYQSEPIVLDLKFEKNTYLRLKAPYISTKKQAESNVNKPQFSIIDDMSGNEVSYHQQMLPAKSGLQNTRDYVAEIEHLMAKNPSNFNTHSTASDSPVPAPVIMDDDVALPMMKFWYNRSDEATRKEMRIWIADNMYKPSVANIQLEMSKFWFNKANKEEKKAFQVWIVQ; encoded by the coding sequence ATGAGTATAAAAAATAGGTTCATTGTATTTGGTGCTTTATTTTGTAGTTTGGTCGCGTTGCCTGCCACTGCTGCCACATTTGAGGTACCTCGATCTTTTGAAATTATGTATGTTGACCTCGAAAGTTCTTCGCAATTTGGTGATGATTTTAAAGTGGATGTTGGTGAAGGTATTCATCAAATTGTAGTACGTTTTAATAAGCTATTGCGCAGTGGTGGTGACACTGAAAGTTATCAATCGGAGCCTATTGTTCTTGATCTTAAGTTTGAAAAAAACACCTACCTGAGACTCAAAGCCCCTTACATATCAACAAAAAAACAAGCAGAGAGTAATGTTAACAAGCCACAATTTTCCATTATTGATGATATGAGTGGTAATGAAGTAAGTTATCATCAGCAAATGTTACCTGCTAAGTCTGGTTTACAAAATACCCGTGATTATGTTGCGGAGATTGAGCATTTAATGGCTAAAAATCCGTCTAATTTTAACACTCACTCTACGGCCAGTGATTCACCTGTTCCTGCCCCTGTGATTATGGATGACGATGTTGCTTTACCTATGATGAAGTTTTGGTATAACCGATCCGATGAAGCAACCCGCAAAGAAATGCGCATTTGGATAGCTGATAATATGTACAAGCCAAGTGTTGCGAATATTCAGTTAGAAATGTCCAAGTTTTGGTTTAATAAAGCCAATAAAGAAGAGAAAAAAGCGTTTCAAGTTTGGATTGTTCAATAA
- a CDS encoding MarR family winged helix-turn-helix transcriptional regulator produces MPDYELELQSLFMDTIGGLKTSMKNTMKGNGLTLSPLYFMILKQIHETENCTANYLADTTGRDKGQVTRLVQEVMNQELVIKCPNPNDKRSQFLLLTDKGLNLYHQLAAADLAILKGMRANVSDDELQIFLKIGTKMLNNLDAINSPK; encoded by the coding sequence ATGCCAGATTACGAATTAGAACTACAAAGCCTTTTTATGGATACGATCGGTGGACTAAAGACATCAATGAAAAATACTATGAAAGGGAATGGCTTAACCCTCTCACCCTTGTATTTTATGATATTGAAACAAATTCATGAGACAGAAAACTGCACGGCAAATTACCTTGCCGATACAACTGGAAGGGATAAAGGTCAAGTAACTCGACTAGTGCAAGAAGTCATGAACCAAGAATTAGTAATCAAATGCCCCAACCCAAATGATAAGCGCAGCCAGTTTCTGTTATTGACAGATAAAGGCCTAAACCTTTACCACCAATTGGCTGCCGCAGATCTTGCCATTCTAAAAGGAATGAGAGCGAATGTGAGCGATGATGAGCTGCAGATATTCTTAAAGATAGGCACAAAAATGCTCAATAATTTAGACGCCATCAATAGTCCAAAATAG
- a CDS encoding carboxylate/amino acid/amine transporter — MPILIAVTILWAFSFSLIGVYLAGQVDAWFSVLMRVALATVVFLPFLKLRQIEANVAFKLMVCGALQLGIMYGFYYQSFLYLSVPEVLLFTVMTPLYVTLINDMLDRRLNIGFAISAVLAILGAVAIRYQGIDEGFIKGLLIVQGANVCFAAGQVGYKRVIAKERPDLPQRTVFGWFFLGALAVVVPCYLALGNPDKLPTTTLQWSILIYLGVVASGLGYFAWNKGATMVDIGTLAVANNLLIPAGIVVNIIFWNRDADIVRLTIGGGIILLALWVNDKFNQKIARSNTTAHT; from the coding sequence ATGCCAATACTTATTGCTGTCACCATTCTGTGGGCGTTTTCTTTTAGCTTGATTGGAGTTTATCTAGCAGGTCAAGTCGATGCTTGGTTCTCTGTATTAATGCGTGTAGCGCTTGCTACAGTCGTCTTTTTACCATTTCTTAAACTTCGCCAAATTGAAGCTAATGTGGCGTTTAAATTAATGGTATGTGGGGCGTTACAACTCGGAATCATGTACGGTTTTTATTATCAGTCTTTCTTGTACTTGTCAGTTCCGGAAGTCTTACTTTTTACTGTGATGACGCCACTGTATGTTACCTTGATTAATGACATGCTGGATCGCCGTTTAAATATAGGTTTTGCAATCAGTGCCGTTTTGGCCATTCTTGGAGCAGTGGCTATTCGTTATCAAGGAATAGATGAAGGCTTTATCAAAGGTTTGTTAATTGTTCAAGGAGCCAACGTTTGCTTCGCCGCAGGACAAGTTGGTTACAAACGCGTCATCGCAAAAGAACGCCCAGATCTTCCACAACGTACAGTATTTGGATGGTTTTTTCTTGGCGCATTAGCCGTTGTGGTTCCATGTTATCTAGCATTAGGAAATCCAGATAAACTTCCAACAACCACGCTTCAGTGGTCTATTTTAATCTACTTAGGGGTCGTGGCTTCTGGGTTAGGCTATTTTGCTTGGAATAAAGGCGCGACCATGGTTGATATCGGCACATTAGCTGTCGCCAACAACCTTCTTATCCCAGCTGGTATAGTAGTAAATATCATTTTCTGGAACAGAGATGCCGACATTGTCCGCCTTACTATCGGCGGTGGGATTATATTATTGGCACTTTGGGTCAACGACAAATTCAATCAAAAAATTGCTCGTTCAAACACAACAGCACACACATAA
- a CDS encoding acyclic terpene utilization AtuA family protein yields the protein MNKIRIGSGAGYAGDRIEPAVELAKKGQLDYLVFECLAERTIAIGQKQKKQDATKGYNELLEARMQAVLPSCYENNIRIVTNMGAANPIAAGQLVMRVAKELGLASFKVAVVTGDDVLTELQQLDLMLNEAGIAVSQSGKDILSANAYMGIDGLVEALETGANMVIAGRVADPSLFLAPMVHEFGWSQEDWHKLGKGTCIGHLLECAGQITGGYFADPGIKNVSELARLGFPLAEVDASGDAVITKVEGSGGVVCEATCKEQLLYEIHRPDQYLTPDVVADFSQVSFQQQGENRVAVKGASGSPRTETLKVSVGYKDGFIGEGEISYAGPNAVARGQLALDIVKERFTVCGFDPIEARYDLVGLNALHGATRSAQSDPYEVRARVAVRCSTLEDAIFVGNEVETLYTNGPAGGGGVAKSAKAVLAMDSCLIPRDQVLANITVLEEGES from the coding sequence ATGAATAAAATCAGAATAGGTTCTGGCGCAGGATACGCTGGAGATCGAATTGAACCAGCAGTTGAGCTGGCAAAAAAAGGTCAATTGGATTATTTGGTATTTGAATGTCTTGCAGAACGAACGATTGCGATCGGTCAGAAGCAAAAAAAACAAGACGCCACTAAAGGTTACAACGAGCTGTTAGAAGCGCGTATGCAAGCTGTTTTACCAAGTTGTTATGAGAATAATATACGTATCGTGACTAATATGGGCGCGGCGAATCCCATTGCTGCGGGGCAATTGGTGATGCGCGTTGCGAAAGAGTTAGGTTTAGCATCTTTTAAAGTCGCCGTGGTTACTGGAGATGATGTATTAACTGAGTTGCAACAATTGGATCTTATGTTGAACGAAGCGGGTATCGCAGTTTCTCAAAGTGGTAAAGATATTTTATCGGCCAATGCTTATATGGGCATTGACGGCTTAGTTGAGGCACTAGAAACGGGGGCCAATATGGTGATTGCTGGTCGAGTGGCTGATCCTTCTTTATTTCTAGCCCCCATGGTTCATGAGTTTGGTTGGTCTCAAGAAGATTGGCACAAATTGGGTAAAGGTACTTGCATTGGCCATTTGCTGGAATGCGCAGGACAAATAACCGGTGGTTATTTTGCCGATCCAGGGATAAAGAATGTGAGTGAGCTAGCCCGACTTGGCTTTCCTTTAGCGGAAGTTGATGCATCAGGCGATGCTGTGATAACCAAGGTTGAAGGTTCCGGTGGCGTAGTGTGTGAGGCAACTTGTAAAGAGCAATTGCTCTATGAAATTCATCGTCCAGATCAATATTTGACGCCCGATGTCGTGGCCGATTTTTCTCAAGTTTCTTTTCAGCAGCAAGGTGAAAACCGTGTTGCCGTAAAGGGAGCGAGTGGTTCTCCTAGAACTGAAACCTTAAAAGTGTCGGTTGGTTACAAGGATGGTTTTATTGGCGAAGGAGAGATTTCTTACGCTGGACCAAATGCGGTGGCCCGAGGTCAATTAGCGCTTGATATCGTAAAAGAGCGTTTTACCGTTTGCGGATTTGACCCGATAGAAGCCCGTTATGACTTGGTTGGGTTAAACGCACTGCATGGTGCAACTCGATCGGCTCAGAGTGACCCCTACGAGGTGCGTGCTCGTGTGGCTGTGCGTTGCTCTACCTTGGAGGATGCTATCTTTGTGGGAAACGAAGTGGAGACCTTATATACCAATGGACCGGCAGGGGGCGGTGGCGTGGCTAAGTCTGCCAAAGCGGTTTTGGCTATGGATTCTTGCTTGATTCCCCGAGATCAAGTGCTTGCAAACATTACCGTCTTAGAGGAGGGAGAATCATGA
- a CDS encoding HD domain-containing protein: MSLSFIAEFESLCLSFLKSQEQADAAHDIAHIKRVVKVAKQLASEENANLAIVIPAAYLHDCVSLPKNHPNRHLASTWAGEKAIEFLVSVHYPNEYHQAIYHAIQAHSFSANIRATTLEAKIVQDADRLDALGAIGIARCMQVSGALNRALYAIEDPFCEKREPDDALYSIDHFFTKLFTIADSLNTPSAQLEGKRREAVMHDFLNSLALEL, from the coding sequence ATGTCCTTATCTTTTATTGCTGAGTTTGAATCTCTTTGTCTGTCCTTTCTAAAGAGCCAAGAGCAGGCGGATGCCGCCCATGACATTGCTCATATTAAACGAGTAGTTAAAGTCGCCAAACAATTAGCGAGTGAAGAAAATGCGAATTTGGCTATCGTGATACCTGCGGCTTATTTGCATGATTGTGTCTCTTTACCTAAAAATCATCCTAATCGTCATTTGGCTTCCACATGGGCTGGTGAGAAAGCCATAGAATTTTTAGTGTCAGTTCATTACCCCAATGAGTACCATCAAGCGATTTATCATGCCATTCAAGCTCATAGTTTTAGTGCCAATATTAGAGCTACAACCCTCGAAGCGAAAATAGTACAAGACGCAGACCGTTTGGACGCATTGGGAGCCATTGGTATTGCCCGTTGTATGCAAGTAAGTGGTGCCCTCAATCGTGCTTTGTATGCAATAGAGGACCCTTTTTGTGAGAAGCGAGAACCTGATGATGCTTTGTATTCGATCGATCACTTTTTTACTAAATTATTCACAATAGCCGATAGCTTGAACACGCCCTCGGCTCAGTTAGAAGGGAAAAGGCGAGAGGCCGTGATGCACGATTTTTTGAATAGTTTGGCATTAGAACTGTAA
- a CDS encoding DUF2798 domain-containing protein, with protein sequence MTLSILVVAIGGSLPFLMTWNNIGFSAGFISAWISSFALCVLCIAPIGGVIAFLVNRLVDLILTNLSSLRKNVAFGVIMAVVMESIMAVVTTVNLHGFIQLSELVSFWLTTFVSALPAGLVISVLMSLVIKPKLATFWAKPA encoded by the coding sequence TTGACTTTGTCAATTTTAGTTGTCGCGATAGGAGGTTCTTTACCCTTCTTAATGACTTGGAACAATATTGGTTTTTCTGCTGGTTTTATATCGGCTTGGATTTCTTCATTTGCCTTGTGTGTTTTATGCATTGCGCCAATTGGTGGTGTGATTGCCTTTCTTGTGAATCGTCTTGTTGACTTGATTTTGACTAATTTGTCTTCGCTGAGAAAAAATGTAGCTTTTGGGGTGATCATGGCGGTAGTGATGGAGTCAATTATGGCGGTCGTAACCACTGTAAATTTACATGGTTTCATACAGCTAAGCGAATTAGTTAGTTTTTGGCTGACGACCTTTGTTTCCGCGCTACCTGCTGGATTGGTGATTTCGGTATTGATGTCTTTAGTAATTAAGCCTAAATTGGCGACTTTTTGGGCTAAACCTGCTTAA
- a CDS encoding GNAT family N-acetyltransferase produces the protein MLSGYRVSSDRQEMDLEAIHAFISSTYWAEGIPKETLKKALDNSLCFGVFTSEGKQVGFARMITDHATFAYLADVFITEAHRGKGLSKWLMQEVHNHPSLQGLRRILLATRDAHNLYQQYGYAPLSSPATFMQKWQPDIYKK, from the coding sequence ATGTTATCAGGTTACCGAGTCAGTAGTGATCGTCAAGAAATGGATTTAGAGGCCATTCATGCTTTTATTTCAAGTACCTATTGGGCAGAGGGTATCCCTAAAGAAACGCTAAAAAAAGCGTTAGATAACTCATTGTGTTTTGGTGTATTTACATCGGAAGGTAAGCAAGTTGGTTTCGCGAGGATGATAACGGATCACGCGACCTTTGCGTATTTGGCGGATGTGTTTATTACAGAAGCTCATCGAGGTAAAGGCTTGTCAAAATGGCTGATGCAGGAAGTTCATAATCATCCTTCATTACAAGGTTTACGACGAATATTGCTGGCCACCAGAGACGCTCATAACCTCTACCAACAATATGGCTATGCACCTTTAAGCTCTCCGGCCACTTTCATGCAAAAATGGCAGCCAGACATTTATAAAAAATAG